One Coffea eugenioides isolate CCC68of chromosome 2, Ceug_1.0, whole genome shotgun sequence genomic window, TGCATTCTTATCTGTCCATAATGACTTCTCATGTTCTTTTGTTTCATCAATTGCAGGTATATTTAACGTGTCATCATCAGGTATGTTGAACCTTCCTCTTTGCTTATCTTTATGCTTCTTTCCCCTCATTTGGCAACTGagtttttttgggtgtttgtctaaaattttactgtagaagttgtcgaaaaaaattttgtagttagtaaatttttggatattttgaagtgtatgttttaaaactttgagaaattttttaaagttactaataattaaagttattaaaacacttgtagcagacaaacttgaccAAAAACTTACTTGCCAAGCAAGGGGTTAAAATTTTCTTGGTGCTCTAGCTATAAGAAACTCAAAAATCCTTGATGAGGTTATACATCTTCCTGTTTTTCTTGAAGAACAAAAATCCTTTATACTTGAGTCTCAATAGAAAAGAAGCAAACTGTAAATTGATATGACAGAAGAAAAATCTGAGAAGCGCAATTTGTCATTATTTTCTGAATCAcattataacaaattttctTGGTGCTCTAGCTATAAGAAACTCAAAAATCCTTGATGAGGTTATACATCTTCCTGTTTTTCTTGAAGAACAAAAATCCTTTATACTTGAGTCTCAATAGAAAAGAAGCAAACTGTAAATTGATATGACAGAAGAAGAATCTGAGAAGCGCAATTTGTCATTATTTTCTGAATCACATTATAACAATTTCTGGAAAGACAGACCTGTTATATCTCCATGTCTTTAAAAAATAGAACTAACCGGTAGTGGTAGTTGCAACCAAATATTGACTGTCatgcctctctctctctctgcaaTCTCCATTGCAGAGATACAGGCAATGCTGTAGCTTAGACCATAGTTGCATTGAAATGCAATATGATTGGAATCAACTTACGGGTTTTTTTAGTCTCTAACAGTAACAACTCAAACTTTTTTTTCCCGAACTAACCACTGGTTTGTTTTGATTGCAGGTTGTACTAGTGAAGATCCAGAGATGAATGAGGAATTGAAGAAGGATACCATAACTTTACTTTCAGAGGAGATTAGCTTACAGCAAAATGTAACACGGGATATCTTGGACCATGCTTTGGAATTAACAATGGATGCAAAGCAAATGGCATCTTTTCACCGAAGAGAAGCACAGAAGTGCTATGTACGTGTGGATACATGCGAGACTGCACGGGAAAGGGCTGAAGCAGCATTACTGAAGGAGAGCAAATTGACTCTGCTGTGGGAGGAACGAGCTCGGAACTTTGGGTGGAGAGATTAGAAGACAGTATAGTTACAATCAACTCAttagagcattttttttttgacttacaTTAGAAATTCAATTGATACGTTTATGCACCATTGCTTGTTAGAGAAACCTGTGAATATAGCTCAGTTCTTTCACATTTTAGGATTTGATGTCCAGTGAACTTGAGAGTTATACTGCTGCTAGAACGTAATATTCATTAGCATATTCCTAGGTGCCTCCTGCTCTCTTTTCGTTGGGCATAGTAACGAATTTCATTCAGGGCagtatggattttttttttttaaattgtagaTGGATTGTTTGGCTGAGACTTTTGTTGCCTGCTCTATCGATGATAATCTGTCGGAAAGAAAGTGAAAGAAGGTAAAAGTAGGCTTCTGATTATAAGAGATTACTTGCGGACTATTCAACTGTGGTCCTTTATTATTCCTGCAATGCACATATGGGTGCCAACGTGTCTGGTTTGGATCTGGGTCCGACCCAGATCCAAATTCTGATACCCAGACCTGTGTACCTGTATCCGTTTactctaacaaaaaaaatggatcGAATACGAAATATAAGATTTTGACCCGTATCCGATTTGGACTCGaacaatatattaataattataaaatataaatatttttaaacaCACTCTTTTACCAAATTAACAATTTAGTAATGATTTTGTAGATTAATTTGTGATTAATTTTAGATTGACTTTTGCGAGTTATTTGTGATTTAGCTTTATAATTTGATCTGTTTAAGTTTGGAGTAAATTTATGATTggttttggttttaattttgaaatgtttaaatttgaatctttttttttcgagTGAAACCAACCCTGACTCGAGATCCATCGGATTCGATTTCGAAACTCTAAGGTCAAGACTCATCAAATATATGACTTGGGTCTGAATCTACTACATAAAAGCGGGTTCGgatccaaaattttcaattccGACCCGTTGACACCCCTAGATGCACGTCTGACCATTCAACAGATGTATTTTGTAATCATATTACTGCACGTTTAACATTTCAACCGCCCACCATCATGCAGAACACTACTCAagtgtcaaaatttttttaatctttacGAGTGTAATAGTAGTATCATTAACAATTAAAAAACTTGACACATAGGCAAAACTTGACATTgcataaaaattttcaatatcTTCTCATAGTTCTCTAAAAAGGGCCAAAAAATTTATAAATgcttcacacacacacaaaaacaaAATGATTCCAATTGTCACCATCCacaattttaaagaaaaaaggtaAACAAGTTAGTATCCATCATACCAGATTTCCCCCCTTTTCAGAGATGAAGAAAAGGTTAGAATCTTCACTGAAAAGCAAGGGACTTTTGTCTTAAACAATCAGAGAGAAAGTGTGACAAGCGGAAAGCAAGATGGCCATAAAGCTAAACAGAATCTTCATCTTTCTCCTTGCCTTCATGTTTGAGTTAAATCAACGAAAGCAATACACCAGAACATGCTAGTACAATATTAAATCACTGGCAGCTGAAGTATACCAAGATCTCTCTAGAGGGTCGGACTTTATTAGATCGCAACTATACATGTTTGGTAAGTGAAGTTACGATACGAAAAATTGGGAAGATCATAAATCAAACCAAATATATGCTATCCAGAACTGCAAAACCGGCTGCAACCCCACCCTCATTTGAGGAAGAGACCTTTGTGCGCATCAAGTAACCGCAGTTGTCATTCATAATCACCTTTGTTTTGTTCCTGCACGTTGAAGCCGAAAAAGCGGGTCAATAAGGAGGGGCTAGAGAATGAGCACCTACAATTCTGATTGGTGTACAGAAATTACCTCAAATAAGCGCCATAAACTCCAAGTTCTGATATGGTTTGATCTCTATGAGAAACACCATCTCGCATAAGAATGGCTGGAGAAACAGCAGGGAAAATTCTTTGCATAAGGATGTAGGCTGCATCTTCTTGGTTACCTGTCATGTGCAACCTCAGTAGGGTCTCCTTCACATCGTCACCGTAGATGTTGTTTCCTGAAACGAAATTGATTCACAGTTAATAACACAAATCACTGTACTAGAGCTAAGGGTAGTGATAATAGTTAGAAAAAGAGACCTCCTCCTTCTCTTTGTGGTTTCATCACATATAATCCAGGTCTCTCAATTGCATCCTTGATAATTTGCAAGTCATCTAGACTCCACAGCCCAGCAAAGCATCTCCTTAGTTTGGAAATGTCATCTTTATTCTCGAGAAACCTGTTTAGAACCAAGAAATAGTTTGAACTCGGTAGAAGAGAGAAATAGACTGTCTGTGTAAGAGTGCAAAGAATAATACTGAGTCCTCCGAGGCTTGACTCACTAAATAATACGGTTCATATCATTCCATGTTCTTAGAGAGGTTAGATAGTGCTTTTTTCTGAATTAAATTTAGAagtgatttaatttctcaatgAAATTTAAGGTTGCATATTAGCTAAACATGAAAATGCCTCTTTTCATGTGATGATGACCAAGAGGCGCTGAAGGGGTTTCCACTTTCTGGTTTACCACAAGAACGACTTGTGATGTCAAAGGTGATACCAGAAGTTTACATTCACCTCCACCAGAAAGAATGTTAAGAGCAAAGAAAAGATCTCCAAAAATAACTGTATCTCTCATTTGTCTTATTGCAGTGTTTTCCCAGTAAATTGCTCTCAAGCAACTATTAACCAAATTACTGACCCCATCTTACAGCAACATGACTTATTTGAGAAGGTTTTAGTCTTACCCTTCAAGCACACCTGGCTTTGCAAGTTCTTGTTGGATTTTCTTTGTTCCTGCCAGATGATAGGCAATAGAAGGGCACTTGATTGCAGAAGATTGCTCCATCAGTAGCCTAGCTCTCCATTCCTATCATAAGATGTACCGAAAATAAATCAATAACATGAACAAGCTAGATACATAAAATAAGACTTCTCAACGAGAATAAGCAATACAATGATACGAGCCGCGACCTCAAGTTCGTAAGATGAagtgttttaaaaaaataaataaacaccaAGTTGGATGCAGAATCAAGTAACACGTGATAACCACATCAAACAcagcaaatatatatatatatatatctctgtgtgtgtgtgtgtgtcccCTTAACAACCAAACATTTTTCACATTTGGACCAATGTATATTGAGATAAGCAATAGTTGACGAAAACTCATAGGGTAAAAATATCTGCAGCACAAGCATGAAGCATCTGTACTCACAAACTCTGAAGGATAATCAGTCGGTGCATACCCAGCTCTGAAATAGACGACTGCAACCGCTTCACCTCCTCTGCAATGTCCAAGAATTTGACTTTTTCAGACAAGAGCCACAAGTTGATGTAACACTGATAATTGTACTTTTGTTCCTTAAGATACATACACAAGAAGTGTTCCATCTGCCTGAAGCTCTCCTGTTGCATCGATTTCTGCTAAACTCTTCCTAATAGTTGTTATTTGATATGTGTCAACAAGTTATGGAAACGCATTCTAGGGTAACATATCAATATTCAGCTATAACAACTTGCATCTATGGATTTTAGGGCAAAGTACCAACTAGAAGTAAAATAGATCTGAAAATAACCTTGTCGTAAATGATAGAATAGAAAAGGATATTGTTCCTTGAGTACTGCACATAGCCAATGTTGGTCATACATGTTGCGTTCTTCAGGTTGAACCACAACCATAATTACAGCCCTGTACAGAACTTTTAAGTTAGTCGCAGATTGTATGACCCAACAATAGCAGCTTGAGAACAATAACAATAAATTTATTAGAACCAAACCTTGGGTTATTATATTCAGTCCAAGCTTTGGCTAAAGCTTCAGCAAATCCATTTACAGCATTATTTCTGGGAACCCTTTCAGGATCTAGTAACAGGTGTTCTCTAAATTGAAGAAGTAACAATCTGCGCACAGAAAGAAGGATGAAAGAATCTCAATCTGGACTGCTAAATTAGCACACAAAGTTTTGTTTTcttcataattatttttatccCTTAATCATCTGTATCTCTGGACAgactttttcttttcacttaATTTCTCATGAATACACACACATTGTGTGACAATACAAGCCAGCTAGAACATAGGCTCATTTTAGGTATAACCCCCAAATCAAGAGTATTCAGCTAAATATTCAAGCAAAGACCTTCTTCTCCTTTATTAGACTACTATAACCAAACATCAAAGTAATGAGGGCTTCCACCCCCAAATGATTTATATGTGAACGAGGTTTCCTCATCTAATTAGTCAATTGTTGTACTCAATGTCCCCCAGGTACACCCTTTTTGCATGTCCTTTAGCAAATGCCAAAGTTTAAATAAGTAATGACCATCGTAACACCTCATGCATTTTCTCTAATAGAAATAGAATACAAGAAGATGATTATGAGCTGGTTATTTCATTAATAATCATATTAGAAAAATATGCATCCCAGCCAACAATTTGATAAATGTCACTTATGCATAAAAATCTTCGTTGCTGTAGCCTTAGAACATTGCAAGAAGACAGCAATTGTCAAACGAATAAAAATGAGTCAAGTTTGAATTGTTATAAAACTTTGGGTGGAGTGAAGGTTCCTTTCATTATAAAACTGAACTTGATCACATTTTGACATTCACTAAATCACGTGAGATTTTCATCAGCAAATGTACTAGAAGATTTCCTTTGTCAGTGCTAAAAAGTTAGTGAAACCAATTGCAAATAAACATCCTACAACTGAAAATTAAAGCTATTTCAGTTCCTTTGACAATAGAGGATAAGCAAATAGAAAGACATACAAAGCACTCCATTGATGTGCTTTCAACTAATCAAAAATGTAAATACCCAAAACCTTCAGTGTAAACAATTGCAGTGGCATTTGATGAGCAATTTTGAAATGCAAGAATCATTAAAATCCAGAATAACATAAACACAGAGAGAGAGATGGAGAAGGCAAGAACAAGTAACAATTGATAACCTGTGAAGCTCACTGACAAGACAACTCAGCCCGGGAAAAGATGATGAAATTGTGTTAAGCTCTATCTGAAGAAGTAATTTGGTTTGTTCATCTAACATGTAATCTGAGCGATGCAATCCCAAGCGTATGTCCTGAAGAGCAGTTTCAGTAAAAGCTAGTAAAGATGCTAACACCACAAAACAAAATATAGGAAATCTACTtttctttatcattttgcattgGTTAGTTTACAAATATCAGTTCCACTGAGATGAAATGAAGTATACAGGTAACCAAAGAACTATATTCAAAAAGTATTCCCTGCCCCTTCAATGGCAGATAAGATAATAAAATTGCACAAGGGCACAACTCAGAACAGGTAAATTTGATCACATGAAAACCCCCTCTTCCCCCTTTCCCTGTAATAAATCTGCACCCACAACCATAGATTAACATCAAGTGGAGAACTAAAGGATTTGAAACAAGGTGACCACTAAAATGTGGATCCCAAGTTAAGCATCACAAAGCTATATTAATGAGTAGCAGCAAAAATCAGAGAGAACCAACCAGCATAACAAGAGGAAGTGAAACATCAATTTCATGCAAAGGAATCTAAGTCAAATGCTATAATCAGAAGCACCTCTTTCTTATTGATCTCTAACATCTTGGAATGAATGTCCAAGAGTCTGGATGTAAATGTATCTACTTTCTTTGTCCTGCATTATTGAAACGGAAGAGGATAATTAGTTTGACAAACACACACACAGACACAGAAAGGAAATGTAAAGCAAAGATGACCAACTAGAAATACAGGAAACTAACAGCCTAAACAGCTACTTGTAACAGATACATAAGAATGTTGTGAGCGGAGGAGATTACCTAGATAGCGACTCCTGCAAAAAATTTCCATCCAAACTCACACGATCAACTAGTTCATTAAAAATAGGAGCTACTTCACAAGCTTGTTTCCAATGACTTTCAGGGAATGACATAGGCAACAAGGCAATTGGGGCATGAACCATTCCTACACCAGGCACTTTTCCTGATCTCTGCATTCATTAAAATACTACCAAACATCAAAATGTAGAACCAAATGCATCCAATTCCAAGACTGTCCGTTGTATTCATCCTCCCCAGCAGCAACAAAGCAAATAAGTGCTATCCAATGGATAACTTTCTCGCACATAAATAACTAAGTATAAGGATTGGATATCAACTTAAAAGACATCTTAAACAGAAACGTTCATTCAGAATGCATAATTTTAAATATCACATTAGTCAAATGCAGACATAAATAATAAACAATTAGAACAATCTAAAAGctataagaaaagaaaattagtaAACCATAAAGAAAACAACCCTTGTTCATTTGCAATCTCATCTTGTTGATCAGAATAATATGAAGAAACTAAAGCTacaataatgcccaaaataaaacaagaatctTTTCAACAATGACCTGTGAATTTCTGTCACCAACAACAAGGC contains:
- the LOC113760202 gene encoding uncharacterized protein LOC113760202 encodes the protein MSPTYSRGLKKLQCFNCDESANEKFRTTSRIFMAHPSNHRVRNGGFLRFLSILVGLILVVYVWRPSPSSSGRSHKPKKKFKALVSCPECSCDCPQSDSFTLPSGIFNVSSSGCTSEDPEMNEELKKDTITLLSEEISLQQNVTRDILDHALELTMDAKQMASFHRREAQKCYVRVDTCETARERAEAALLKESKLTLLWEERARNFGWRD
- the LOC113761572 gene encoding glutathione synthetase, chloroplastic gives rise to the protein MGVGYSSCSSRSLSFPSSTCSFSYCPTTSNSKTTCTFSDKSHSNHLLFKPTSKFLQTHIRKLAQKTIGKAPSSAPFFLRCGRVVEPMETQKGNDFLQKPSFDPHSIDQELVQKIAYDALVWSSLHGLVVGDRNSQRSGKVPGVGMVHAPIALLPMSFPESHWKQACEVAPIFNELVDRVSLDGNFLQESLSRTKKVDTFTSRLLDIHSKMLEINKKEDIRLGLHRSDYMLDEQTKLLLQIELNTISSSFPGLSCLVSELHRLLLLQFREHLLLDPERVPRNNAVNGFAEALAKAWTEYNNPRAVIMVVVQPEERNMYDQHWLCAVLKEQYQITTIRKSLAEIDATGELQADGTLLVGGEAVAVVYFRAGYAPTDYPSEFEWRARLLMEQSSAIKCPSIAYHLAGTKKIQQELAKPGVLEGFLENKDDISKLRRCFAGLWSLDDLQIIKDAIERPGLYVMKPQREGGGNNIYGDDVKETLLRLHMTGNQEDAAYILMQRIFPAVSPAILMRDGVSHRDQTISELGVYGAYLRNKTKVIMNDNCGYLMRTKVSSSNEGGVAAGFAVLDSIYLV